One window of the Pyrus communis chromosome 17, drPyrComm1.1, whole genome shotgun sequence genome contains the following:
- the LOC137723351 gene encoding serine/threonine-protein phosphatase PP1 isoform X2, with product MMMMTMEGMMDKGVLDDIIRRLLEGKGGKQVQLSEAEIRQLCVNARQIFLSQPNLLEVRAPVRICGDIHGQYQDLLRVFEYGGYPPSANYLFLGDYVDRGKQSLETICLLLAYKIRYPDKIFLLRGNHEDAKINRIYGFYDECKRRFNVRLWKIFTECFNCLPVAALIDGKILCMHGGLSPELENLDQIKEISRPTDIPDNGLLCDLLWSDPDARVEGWAESDRGVSCTFGADRVSDFLDKNELDLICRGHQVVEDGYEFFAKRRLVTIFSAPNYGGEFDNAGALLSVDEALVCSFEILKPVDHKASPSGSKLNFKKLN from the exons atgatgatgatgacaatGGAGGGGATGATGGATAAGGGTGTGTTGGATGATATAATCAGGAGGCTTTTGGAAGGCAAAGGAGGGAAGCAAGTGCAGCTTTCGGAGGCGGAGATCCGTCAACTTTGCGTCAACGCCCGCCAAATCTTCCTCTCTCAGCCTAATCTTCTCGAGGTCCGAGCTCCGGTTCGAATTTGCG GTGATATACATGGACAATACCAAGACCTACTAAGGGTGTTCGAATATGGTGGTTATCCTCCTTCTGCAAATTACCTGTTTCTAGGAGACTATGTGGATCGAGGCAAGCAAAGTTTGGAGACAATCTGTTTGCTTCTGGCCTACAAAATAAGATACCCTGacaaaattttccttttgaGGGGAAACCATGAAGATGCAAAGATTAATCGAATATATGGGTTCTATGACGAGTGTAAAAGGAGGTTTAATGTAAGGCTTTGGAAAATATTTACCGAGTGCTTTAATTGTTTGCCTGTGGCTGCACTTATTGATGGGAAGATACTTTGTATGCACGGGGGTCTCTCGCCAGAGTTGGAAAACTTGgaccaaataaaagaaatttcacGGCCAACTGACATTCCAGATAATGGTCTGTTATGCGATCTGCTTTGGTCTGATCCTGATGCTAGGGTTGAGGGTTGGGCGGAGAGTGATCGAGGTGTTTCCTGTACTTTTGGAGCTGATAGAGTTAGTGATTTTTTAGATAAGAATGAGCTTGATCTCATTTGCCGGGGTCATCAG GTGGTGGAGGATGGCTATGAGTTTTTCGCAAAACGAAGATTAGTCACAATATTTTCAGCTCCCAACTATGGCGGGGAGTTTGATAATGCCGGTGCTCTATTGAGTGTTGATGAAGCTCTGGTGTGTTCCTTTGAGATACTGAAACCAGTTGATCATAAAGCATCCCCGAGCGGTTCAAagttaaattttaaaaag CTCAATTAG
- the LOC137722155 gene encoding putative pectinesterase/pectinesterase inhibitor 28, whose product MAYGDDADRRSRKRIVIISVSAFLLVAMVVAVTVGFAVEKSFYNSPYSGNKGSSHDMLASMKAIKAICQPTDYKRECLDSLSYASGNTTTDPVQLIRYGFKVAMKYISDAAKKSDFLRKLEKDPRTSSALDTCEELMELALGELRQSLVRLGFIDDLTKFNEMLMDLKVWLSATITYQESCLDAFENTTSSTDAAEEMKNVLKTSMHLSSNALAMVSQVFSAFTDLNNPDPSHRRLLQFDAFPVIGHSEFEDPKWYGGEGRKLLTTSTTSAPKINKPDIIVAKDGSGSYKTITEALKHVPKYGNETFIIYIKEGIYNEHILVSRSMTNVMMIGDGPNKTRITGNKNFVDGTTTYRTATVAIQGDHFMAMDIGFENSAGPEKHQAVALRVSADKAIFYRCSMDGYQDTLYTHAQRQFYRDCTISGTIDFVFGDATAIFQNCTFLIRKPLPNQSCIVTAQGRKERRQPSAIIIQNSTITADPDYFPVKDENKAYLGRPWKEYSRTIIMDSYIDDVIQPEGWLPWEGEWGLNTCFYAELGNTGPAANKARRVAWRGMKKITENHAADFTPGRFFRGDKWIRLSGVPYIPGLTARNQPKTATVSTPSVLKGV is encoded by the exons TTGGTTTCGCCGTGGAAAAGAGTTTCTACAACAGTCCATATAGTGGCAACAAAGGCAGCTCCCATGACATGTTAGCTTCAATGAAAGCAATCAAAGCCATTTGCCAACCAACCGATTACAAGCGAGAATGTCTCGACAGCCTCAGCTACGCCTCCGGAAACACCACCACGGATCCAGTACAGCTCATTAGATACGGCTTCAAGGTTGCAATGAAGTACATTTCCGATGCTGCCAAAAAATCCGACTTCCTGCGAAAGCTCGAGAAGGATCCCCGAACCTCCAGTGCCCTCGACACATGCGAAGAGCTCATGGAATTGGCGCTTGGTGAGCTCAGGCAATCGCTTGTGCGATTGGGGTTCATCGATGATCTTACGAAGTTTAATGAAATGTTGATGGATTTGAAGGTTTGGTTGAGCGCTACAATCACTTACCAAGAAAGCTGCTTGGATGCTTTTGAGAATACAACTAGTTCTACTGATGCAGCGGAGGAGATGAAGAATGTGTTGAAAACCTCCATGCATTTGAGCAGCAATGCCCTTGCCATGGTTTCTCAAGTCTTTTCAGCCTTCACTGACTTGAACAACCCTGACCCTAGCCACCGCCGCCTCCTCCAATTTGATGCCTTCCCTGTTATTGGCCACAGTGAATTCGAAGACCCCAAGTGGTATGGAG GTGAAGGCAGGAAACTTCTCACAACCAGTACCACTTCTGCTCCGAAAATTAATAAGCCCGACATCATTGTGGCAAAGGATGGAAGTGGAAGCTACAAGACCATCACTGAGGCACTAAAACATGTCCCCAAGTATGGCAATGAGACCTTTATCATCTACATCAAGGAAGGTATATATAATGAGCATATCCTGGTTTCTAGGAGCATGACAAATGTGATGATGATCGGCGATGGTCCGAATAAGACCAGAATAACCGGAAACAAGAACTTTGTAGATGGCACGACCACCTACCGTACTGCCACTGTTG CTATTCAGGGAGACCATTTCATGGCAATGGACATAGGGTTTGAGAACTCTGCTGGTCCGGAGAAACATCAGGCTGTTGCATTGAGAGTAAGCGCTGACAAGGCAATCTTTTACAGGTGCTCAATGGACGGGTACCAAGACACCCTCTACACTCATGCTCAACGCCAATTCTACCGCGACTGCACCATCTCTGGTACCATAGATTTTGTGTTCGGAGATGCCACTGCAATCTTCCAAAACTGCACTTTCTTGATCCGCAAGCCATTGCCAAACCAGTCTTGCATTGTGACAGCTCAAGGCAGGAAAGAACGGCGCCAGCCATCTGCAATCATCATTCAAAACAGCACAATCACCGCCGATCCTGATTACTTCCCTGTCAAGGATGAGAACAAGGCATATCTTGGCCGTCCATGGAAGGAATATTCGAGGACAATCATCATGGACTCATACATTGATGACGTGATTCAACCGGAAGGTTGGTTGCCATGGGAGGGTGAGTGGGGGCTCAACACATGCTTCTATGCAGAGTTAGGCAACACAGGCCCTGCTGCTAACAAGGCAAGGCGCGTGGCATGGCGCGGGATGAAGAAGATTACTGAAAACCATGCTGCAGATTTCACACCCGGTAGGTTCTTCAGGGGTGATAAGTGGATTAGGCTCTCCGGTGTGCCTTATATCCCCGGCCTGACCGCTAGGAACCAACCGAAAACTGCAACTGTAAGTACTCCATCTGTCTTGAAAGGCGTCTGA
- the LOC137722958 gene encoding uncharacterized protein, with protein sequence MFKKFSTEEVSAQNQVKASVQRKIRQSIADEYPGLEQVLEDLIPKKSPLIVAKCQNHLNLVVVNNVPLFFNIRDGPYMPTLRLLHQYPDVMKKLQVDRGAIRFVLSGANIMCPGLTSPGGALDNEVGAETPVAIMAEGKQHALAIGFTKMSAKEIRDINKGIGVDNMHYLNDGLWKMEHLD encoded by the exons ATGTTCAAGAA GTTTTCCACCGAAGAGGTGTCTGCACAAAACCAAGTTAAGGCATCCGTCCAGCGCAAAATTCGGCAAAGTATTGCAGATGAG TACCCTGGGCTCGAACAAGTGTTGGAAGATTTGATTCCTAAGAAGTCTCCTCTAATTGTGGCTAAATG TCAGAACCATCTCAATTTGGTTGTGGTAAACAACGTGCCACTATTTTTCAACATTCGTGATGGACCATATATGCCTACCCTAAGACTCCTTCATCAGT ATCCAGATGTTATGAAAAAGTTGCAAGTAGATAGGGGTGCCATAAGGTTTGTTCTCTCTGGTGCAAACATAATGTGTCCAGGTCTAACTTCTCCCGGTGGTGCTTTGGACAACGAAGTGGGAGCAGAAACTCCTGTG GCGATAATGGCGGAAGGGAAGCAACATGCTCTCGCTATTGGCTTCACAAAGATGTCGGCAAAAGAAAT AAGAGATATCAACAAGGGAATTGGAGTTGACAACATGCATTATCTTAATGACGGTCTTTGGAAG aTGGAACATCTAGATTGA
- the LOC137723351 gene encoding serine/threonine-protein phosphatase PP1 isoform X1 → MMMMTMEGMMDKGVLDDIIRRLLEGKGGKQVQLSEAEIRQLCVNARQIFLSQPNLLEVRAPVRICGDIHGQYQDLLRVFEYGGYPPSANYLFLGDYVDRGKQSLETICLLLAYKIRYPDKIFLLRGNHEDAKINRIYGFYDECKRRFNVRLWKIFTECFNCLPVAALIDGKILCMHGGLSPELENLDQIKEISRPTDIPDNGLLCDLLWSDPDARVEGWAESDRGVSCTFGADRVSDFLDKNELDLICRGHQVVEDGYEFFAKRRLVTIFSAPNYGGEFDNAGALLSVDEALVCSFEILKPVDHKASPSGSKLNFKKPPKKN, encoded by the exons atgatgatgatgacaatGGAGGGGATGATGGATAAGGGTGTGTTGGATGATATAATCAGGAGGCTTTTGGAAGGCAAAGGAGGGAAGCAAGTGCAGCTTTCGGAGGCGGAGATCCGTCAACTTTGCGTCAACGCCCGCCAAATCTTCCTCTCTCAGCCTAATCTTCTCGAGGTCCGAGCTCCGGTTCGAATTTGCG GTGATATACATGGACAATACCAAGACCTACTAAGGGTGTTCGAATATGGTGGTTATCCTCCTTCTGCAAATTACCTGTTTCTAGGAGACTATGTGGATCGAGGCAAGCAAAGTTTGGAGACAATCTGTTTGCTTCTGGCCTACAAAATAAGATACCCTGacaaaattttccttttgaGGGGAAACCATGAAGATGCAAAGATTAATCGAATATATGGGTTCTATGACGAGTGTAAAAGGAGGTTTAATGTAAGGCTTTGGAAAATATTTACCGAGTGCTTTAATTGTTTGCCTGTGGCTGCACTTATTGATGGGAAGATACTTTGTATGCACGGGGGTCTCTCGCCAGAGTTGGAAAACTTGgaccaaataaaagaaatttcacGGCCAACTGACATTCCAGATAATGGTCTGTTATGCGATCTGCTTTGGTCTGATCCTGATGCTAGGGTTGAGGGTTGGGCGGAGAGTGATCGAGGTGTTTCCTGTACTTTTGGAGCTGATAGAGTTAGTGATTTTTTAGATAAGAATGAGCTTGATCTCATTTGCCGGGGTCATCAG GTGGTGGAGGATGGCTATGAGTTTTTCGCAAAACGAAGATTAGTCACAATATTTTCAGCTCCCAACTATGGCGGGGAGTTTGATAATGCCGGTGCTCTATTGAGTGTTGATGAAGCTCTGGTGTGTTCCTTTGAGATACTGAAACCAGTTGATCATAAAGCATCCCCGAGCGGTTCAAagttaaattttaaaaag CCTCCTAAAAAGAACTGA
- the LOC137723352 gene encoding large ribosomal subunit protein eL18y-like, with protein MGIDLVAGGKSKKTKRTAPKSDDIYLKLLVKLYRFLVRRTGSKFNAVILKRLFMSKVNKAPLSLSRLIKYMQGKDNKIAVVVGTVTDDIRVYEVPQMKVTALRFTETARARIEKAGGECLTFDQLALRAPLGQNVVLLRGPKNSREAVKHFGPAPGVPHSHTKPYVRSKGRKFEKARGKRNSKGFRV; from the exons ATG GGGATCGATCTCGTGGCAGGAGGTAAGAGCAAGAAGACGAAGCGCACAGCGCCCAAGTCCGATGATATCTATCTCAAGCTTCTCGTCAAG CTGTACCGTTTTCTTGTCCGGAGGACTGGAAGCAAGTTCAATGCAGTCATTCTTAAACGTTTGTTCATGAGCAAAGTCAACAAGGCACCACTTTCTCTATCGAGGTTGATTAAGTATATGCAAGGAAAG GACAACAAGATTGCTGTTGTTGTGGGGACCGTCACCGATGACATTAGGGTTTATGAAGTTCCACAAATGAAGGTTACAGCACTGAGGTTCACTGAGACTGCAAGGGCCAGGATTGAGAAGGCAGGAGGAGAGTGCTTGACATTTGATCAGCTTGCTTTGAGAGCACCATTGGGTCAGAACGTG GTTCTCCTCAGAGGTCCTAAGAATTCTCGTGAAGCAGTGAAGCACTTCGGTCCAGCTCCTGGTGTACCACACAGCCACACTAAACCTTACGTGCGGTCCAAGGGAAGGAAGTTTGAGAAGGCTAGAGGAAAGAGGAACAGCAAGGGCTTTAGAGTTTAA